DNA sequence from the Coregonus clupeaformis isolate EN_2021a chromosome 30, ASM2061545v1, whole genome shotgun sequence genome:
CTCAGTCTGTATTGACAATAAATACTCGTACAATTGTATAAATTAAGAGGAAGGCATAGTAGAGGGATTCTGTGATACACACAACGAGTTCTTTACAACCCTCGACACATTGATTTGTAAAAGAAGAACCTGCTTCTCTCTTATCTAGGCCACATGAGGAGGATTAAAGCAAATACGGCGCCTCCAAAGTCAAGCCCCCATGCCCATAAACTTCTTACATCTGACAATGCAGTGATTCCCCCCACTGGCAAGGCACTTATAAATAACATCTGGAACATCAATTACAAGCTGTACACACCAAGATTACAGAGCCAAACAGAGTCATTACTAAATCTCCAACCTACATGGAGAGAGCTGCCCTCATCTAGTCTTCAAGTACTCTGGGATGGAGTAATTGAAGAGCAGGAAGTCCATGCGGTAAAGGTTGTACAGCTTCTTTTGGTAAAAGGGGCTGACGTTTTGGAAGAACTGAGCTGCCATGTCCCCGTTGGTCCTGGTTCTCTTGCCTGAGGTAGGGAAGTGGACCTCCCCGTCAGCGCCGGCCAGCCGCAGCACAGAGCGGGAGTCCTGCTCCAGAGTCTCATACTTCCCCACCACATCGTAGTGGATGAGGCAGGGGTGGCACAGTGAGTGGATCCGCTCCCAGTGCTCGTTGAAgggctcctctctctgtgtgcggGGATCCACCAGGTAGTACACAAATTCCTGGAAGGTGACGTCGTTTCCCTGCTCCAGTGCCTCCGGCTGGGGGTGGGGCCGGTGCCGGCGGATGATCTTGGTGCCGTAGCGCTTGTGGAAGGCCGTGTTGTAGCTGCGGGTGAACTTGTTGCGGTAGGCCGACACTAGCCTCTCGAAGGGCTCCCGCACAAAGATGAATTTCAGGTAGCTGCGCAGACGGCGGTTGATCTCAGAGGTGGAGTACTCTGAAAGTGTGCGCAGGTTGCCCGCCACGTGGGCCTCGTTGGCGGGGATGGCTAGGGGCTCACGGTAGCGTCCGTCCCCCGTCAGGACCATGAAGACACGTTTCCAGTTGGTGCAGGCCACCTTGGGGACGTAGCAGTACAGCAGGCCGTGCTTATCGTCCACGATGAGGTGGCGGAGGTCATCTGGGGTCAACACCCGCCGCTTCTTGGTGTGGGTGAGACACGCCTCCTCCAGCAGCTCTCGCCGACCACGCAGAGACGTCTGCACTGCAGACAAATCCAACTACAGTCACAGAGAGAAAAGGGGACGTACAAGTTCAACACTCACATTTAGAATGTAACAATTAGTGATGAAATAGGAAATATCTCCAATGATAACATCTTCATGTAGCCACATCCTCTGACTAAAACAATTGTGTCCAACTGTCAGTCTTTTAATCTATCTTGTCGGATTAGAAAATGAACTGGAATTGGCATTGCAACATCAAGGCCATCCACTGTGTTTCCCAGTAGACAGGCTGTGGCACTAGTCACATGCAAGAGACAAAGTGTTTAACATTATAATAATGAGAAGCAAAAGAGGTGGCTTGATTTGAGAAATGAGGAAGCAATAGAAGGATCAAGGATGGGGCATGGTGCTTTGTGTTGCTGGCCCACTGTGAATAATGAACA
Encoded proteins:
- the LOC121546762 gene encoding carbohydrate sulfotransferase 11-like translates to MRKPKVGRMFLATCVGSLFMVILYFQNITRPAVEQSGGKGSTPGKTRRSPLQTLYNGDQLDLSAVQTSLRGRRELLEEACLTHTKKRRVLTPDDLRHLIVDDKHGLLYCYVPKVACTNWKRVFMVLTGDGRYREPLAIPANEAHVAGNLRTLSEYSTSEINRRLRSYLKFIFVREPFERLVSAYRNKFTRSYNTAFHKRYGTKIIRRHRPHPQPEALEQGNDVTFQEFVYYLVDPRTQREEPFNEHWERIHSLCHPCLIHYDVVGKYETLEQDSRSVLRLAGADGEVHFPTSGKRTRTNGDMAAQFFQNVSPFYQKKLYNLYRMDFLLFNYSIPEYLKTR